The sequence GGTCCGGGCAGGTCGGCGAGTTCCTCGCGCCATACGCGGTCGCTCTCGTCCTGGTCCTGTCGGGTGAGCCAGCCGACGTAGTCGCGGTAGCCGCCGATCGGGTACACGGAGCCCGGTGCGTGGTACTCGGCCAGCAGGGCGCGGAGCATCGGCGGCACCGACCAGCCGTCGGCGATGATGTGGTGCACGGTCTGCACCAGGACGGTGCGGCCGACTCCGGCGCGGATGAGGGTGTAGCGCATCAGGGGCCCGGTGGCGAGGTCGAACCCGGCGCGGCGGTCCCGCTCGGCGAGGTCGCGGATCTCGTCGTCGGTGATGGAGGGGCGGTCCAGGGTGGTGAAGGGCGCCCGGACGCCGCTCTCCAGGACCGAGACGACCCGGCCGTCGGCGAGGGCGGTGAAGCGGGCGGCCAGGTTGGGGTGGAGCGCGAGCAGCCGGGTGGCCGCCGCCGCGAGCCGGTCGGCGTCCACCTCGCCGTCCAGGGTGAGGAGTTGCTGCTCCACGTAGCTGCCCGTGGCGTCGTCGTCGAAGACCGAGTGGAAGTAGAGGCCCTCCTGCAACGGGGTCAGCGGCAGGATGTCGCGGAGCGCCGGGCTTTCGAGGTCGTCGACGTCGGCCTGGGTCAGTGGCACCAGCGGGAAGTCGCTGGGGGTGTGGCCGCCCTCCTCCAGCGTGGCCAGGGCGGACAGGGCCTCGCCGAAGTACGCGGCGAGCGTGGCGGTGTCCTCGTCGGTGAAGACGCCCTCGGGCCACGAGAGGGTGGTGACGAGCTGGTACGCGCCGTCGGCGTCGGGTTCGGCGATGGCGTTGAACTCCAGGGCGCGCGGCAGGCGCATCCTGGGGTCGCGCTTCTCGCCCAACTGCCCTGTGGTGCCGGCGAGCTGCCACTCCCCGGAGGAGCCCGCGTCGAAGCGGCCCAGGTAGTTGAAGAGGACCTGGGGTGCGGGCGTGGTCGGTCCGGTGTCGGTGAGGTAGCGCAGGGCGCCGTAGGAGAGTCCGTTGCTCGGGACCCGGGCGAGGTCTTCCTTGACCGCCTTGAGGGCGGCGGCGAGGTAGGCGGGGTCGGTGAGGTCGGGGGCGGCGCCGGGGTCGACGGTCACCGGGAACAGGGTGGTGAACCAGCCGACGGTACGCGACAGTTCGGGCTCGAAGCCGACCGCGTCGGCCACGAACCGCCCCTCGCGGCCGTGTCCTTCCAACTCGATGTGGGCGAAGGTCTGTTCCTGCCCGTGGTCGCGCCGCCAGCGGGCGAGGGCGACGGCCAGCGCGGTCAGCAGGACGTCGTTGACGCCCGCGTGGAACCTGGCGGGGACCTCGCCCAGCAGTGCGGCCGTCTCCTCGGGTCCGACGGAGAGCGTCCGGGTCCGCTCCCGGGCCACGGTGTCGGCCTCGGTGAGGGGGCGCCTGCCGATCGGCGCGTCCTCCCCCGGCAGGGCGCTTGAGAAGTACGTACGGTCCGTGGCGAAGTCCGCACGCCCGAGGAGCTGGGTCCAGCGCCTGAACGACGTACCGACGGGCGGGAGTTCGATGTCCGCGCCCGAGGCGTACTGCCGCCAGGCCGTGGCCAGGTCCTCCATGAGGATCCGCCAGGACACGCCGTCGATCACCACGTGGTGGGCGACCAGGACCAGTTGGCGTTCCGCGCGGCGCCAGACGGCACGCAGCATCACACCGTTGTCCGGGTCGAGTGCCTCGGTGGCGCGTTCGACGCACTCCTCCAGCGGGGCGTCGCTCTCCTGCCATCCCACGGTGGCCGTCCCGGCGGGCGGGATGTCGAAGCTCCAGCGCTCGCCGCGTACCAGCCGGGCGCGGAGCATGTCGTGGCGGTGGAGGACGGCGGTGAGGACGGTGGTGAGAGCGTCGGCGGTCAGATCGGGCGGGGTGTTGAGGACGACCGACTGTACGAAGCCGTCGACCGCGTCGGTGGTCTCGCCGAGCCACTGCACGATGGGTGATCCCACCACCGAGCCGGTGGCGGTGTCGGCGTGGTCCACGGTGGAGACGTCGTCGCGGCTCGCCACGGCGGCCAGTGCTCCGACGGTGCTGTTGGTGAAGATCTGGCGTGCCGTCACATGGAGGCCCACCTCGCGCAGGGCGCTGAGCAGGGAGATCGCCAGGATGCTGTCGCCGCCGAGCTGGAAGAAGTCCTGGTCGACGCCTATGTCCTCCACCCGCAGCACCGATGCGACCGCCGCGCACACCAGGCGCTCGTTCTCGGTGGCGGGCGCCACGAGGCCGCCGGTGGGCCGGGCGGGTTCCGGCAGGGCGGCGCGGTCGATCTTGCCGTTGGCGGTGAGCGGGAACTCCGTCAGGACGACGAGGTGGGCCGGGACCATGTACTCGACCATGTGGGCGGTGGCCCAGGCCGTGACCTCGTCGGCCGTCAGCTCCTCGCTGCCGGAGGAGGGGATGACGTACCCCACCAGGTAGGTGCCGCCCGCGCTGTTCTTCCGGGCGACGACACAGGTGTGCCGTACGCGGGGGTGCTCGGCGAGGGAGGCCTCGACGTCCTCGATCTCCAGCCGCATCCCGCGGATCTTGATCTGGTTGTCCGCCCGCCCGAGGAAGTCCAGCGAGCCGTCCGGGGCGAACCGGGCCAGGTCGCCGGTCCGGTAGAGCCGGGAGCCGTCGGAGGCGAAGGGGTTGGCGACGAACCGGGAGGCGGTGAGGCCGGGCGCACCGACGTAGCCGCGTCCCAGGAGGAGTCCGCCGACGTACAGTTCGCCGCCGACGCCGACCGGGACCGGGCGCAGTTCGTCGTCCAGGACGTAGAGCTGGGTGTTGGGGTTGGCCTTGCCGATCGAGGTCGACAGGCGTTCCGCCTCGCCCCGGTAGATGACGTGCGAGACGCCGATGGTCGTCTCGGCGGGGCCGTAGCCGTGGTACATGGGGATGTCGAGGCGGGTGCGGAACCGCTCGTACAGCTCCGGGGTCAGCACCTCACCGCCGCACCAGACGTGGCGCAGGCTGTCGAGGCGGCCGGATCCGGCCTCGATCTCCAGGAGGACGTCCAGCATGGACGAGACCAGGTAGGTGAAGGTGACGCGCTGCTCGGCGATGACGCTCAGCAGGTGGTGCGGGTCGCGTTCGCCGCCGGGCCGCAGGATCACCAGCCGGCCGCCGGAGACCAGCGGCAGGAAGATCTCGTTGATGGAGATGTCGAAGGAGAGCGGCGCCTTGAACAGCGAGGCGTCGTCGTGGCCGAACCGCAGGATCTCCTCCCGCTGCCACAGCAGGCGCTCGCTGATCGCCTCGTGGCGGATCATGGCGCCCTTGGGGCGGCCGGTGGAGCCGGAGGTGAAGATGACGTACGCCAGTGAGGTGGGGTGGACGGCCGTCTCGGGCGCCTCCACGGGGTGGGAGCCGAACGCCCAGTCGCCGAGGTCGACGGCGACGGCGTCCGGCTCGGGTGCGTCGGACACGCCCGAGCCGTTGAGCTGGAGCACGACCCCGGCGTCCTCGATGACGACGGCCCTGCGGGCGGCGGGCCACTGCGGGTCGAGGGGGACGAAGGCGGCGCCGGCCTGGAGCACGGCGAGGAGGCCGATGACCATCTCGGCGGAGCGGCCGAGCGAGATCCCGACGACCTGTTCGGAGCCGAGGCCGCGCCCGATCAGGTGGTGGGCCAGCTGCGCCGACCTCTCGGCGGCCTCACGGTAGGTCAGGGTGCGGTGCTCGTCGACGATGGCGACGGCGTCCGGCCTGGCGCGGGCCTGTTCGCGGAACAGCTCCACGACGGTCGGGCGGACGCGGTCGGCGCGGTTGTCGTTCCAGCCGGCCAGGGTCTCGATCCGTGCCGCGATGCTGGAGGGGCCGATGGTGCCGACGGGCCGGTCCGGGAAGTCGGCCAGATCGTCCAGGGCGAGCTGCGCGTCGGCCACCTGGACGCCGTCGGGGACCGTGATGCTCACTCCGTCCGTACCGACCTCCCAACCCCGGCTTCCGCCACCGCCGTTGTCGACCCAGCCGAGGACGTCGGCGAACGAGGTCCCGGGGGTGAGGTCGATGCCTTCGGGGCCGTTGCCCGTCGCCCAGTACGCCAGCCCGATGGCGCACGCCTCGGCGACGGTCCGGTCGCTGTAGTCGCCGATGCGCCTGCGCACATCGGCGAAGTGGGTGGGAGAGAGCAGAACGTGAGGAGCAGACGGTTCCGTCATCGAAGACTCAGACCCTTCCAAGGTTTGCAAGTTAGCCTAACCTTACTGAGGTTGACCTAACTACCCTCGCGCCAAGCGCGCCACAGACGCGCGTACATGCCGCCCAGAGCCACCAGCTCCTCGTGCGTCCCCTCCTCCACCACGCGCCCCGCGTCCAGGACGGCGATCCGGTCCGCCGCCATCGCCTGGGTCAGCCGGTGGGCCACGAAGAGCGTGGTGCGGCCCGCACACGCGGCCAGCACGGCACGCTCCAGCTCGGCGGCGCCCTCGCTGCCCGCCTCGGCGGTGGACTCGTCGAGGACCACCACCGGCGATCGGCTCAACACCAGCCGGGCCAGCGCCACTTGGGCGATCTTCGTCACATCGAGGCGTTCACCGCCCTCGCCGACCATGGCGTGCAGTCCGCCGGGGAGCGACTCGACCCATCCGTCGGCGCCGACGGTACGCAGCGCCTCCATCAGCTCCTCGTCGCTCGCCTCGGGTGCGGCGAGGCGCAGATCGTCGGCGAGCGGCCCCGAGAAGACGTGCGTCTCCTGGGTGAGGATGCTCACCAGGGACCGCGCCTCGGCCTCGTCGAGTCCGGCGAGCTCCCGCGACCCGATGCGTACGGCCCCGCACTGCGGGGTCCCTATGCCGGCGATCAGCGCGGCCAGGGTCGACTTGCCCGCACCCGTCGCGCCCACCAGCGCCAGCGAGCCGCCGGCCGGGATGGAGAGGTTCACATCGCGCAGGACCGGCTCGTCGGTGTCCGGGTAGCTGAAGGTGAGGTCCTGGACCGTCACGGCGTACGGTACGGCCTCGGCGCGGGCGACGGACTCGTCGCCCACCAGCCGCTCCTCCGACGGCTCCCCCAGCACCCCGACCAGACGGGTGAGGCTGGCGCCGGACTTCTGCGCCTCGTCGAAGGTGAACATGATGGCGCCCAGCGGGGTGAACAGCCGGTGGAACATCAGCGGGGCGGCCGAGACCTCGCCGAGGGTGGCGGCGTCGGCCTCCAGCAGGGCGTACCCCACCACGAGGATCAGGACGAGGCCGATGAACTCGGCCCGGTTCTCCCTGCCGACGAACCGGCCGAAGAACCGGAAGACCTCGACGCCGAGGTTCCGTACCCGCCACGACTCGGCGGTGACCTTCTCGCGGACGTCGCCCTCCAGGCGGTACGCCCGGACGGTGTCGATCCCGTTGAGGCCGCTGATCAGCGCCTGCGCCCGGTCGGCCTGGGCGATGCGCTGCTTGCGGTAGAGCGGTGCGGACCTGGGGAGGTACCAGCGCAGCGCCAGCGCGTAGGCGGGCAGGGCGCAGGCGCCGGCCACGCCGAGCCGCCAGTCCAGGCCGAACATGCCGAGGGTGGCGATGGCGACCAGCACCCCCGCCGAGAACACCGTGGGGATGGCCTGCCGGATGCCCTTGGACAGGACGGCCACGTCGTCGCCGACGCGGGAGAGCACATCGCCCCGGCCGACCTGCTCCACGCGGGCGCTCGGCATGCCCAGCACGGCGCGGACGGCGCTCTCCCGCAGCTGGGCGAGGAGCTCCGCCCCCAGCCGCCCGATCAGATAGGTGGAGGCCGCGGTGGCCGCCGCGCCGAACAGCGCGGCGGCCCCCATCAGCACCCCGACCGTGACGAGCACCGAGCGTGATTCGCCGCCGACCACCCCGTCGACCACCCGGCCCAGCAGGAGCACGGGGACCACTTGGAGGGCCGCTCCGGCCACGGTGGTGAGCACGGTGGAGAAGGTCAGCCACGGGGCCCGGCGGCAGTGTGCCGCCACCCAGCCGGTGGCCTCCCTCCCGGTCGCCGTACGCAGCTTCGTCGGGGCCGGGGGGGTGTCGGTGACAGTCACGCGATCGCCAGTTCTCGGTGGGGGGAGGGCGGTTCGGCCGTCATCGCTACTTGGCCGCCTTGACCAGCTCGTCGATCGCGTACGGCAGGGAGAGCAGCGTGCCCTGGGACATGGCGGCACCGATCGCCGGGCCCTCGCTGTCCAGGAGGTAGGAGACCTTGTCGTTCTTGACGGCGGGCAGGTTGGCGAAGAGCTCGAACTTCTTGAGCGCCTCGGTGTCCGCCTTGTCGTTGATGACGAAGATGCGGTCGACGTCGATCAGGTCGATGCGCTCGGGCGACAGCTCGGTGGAGAACTTGCCGTCGGCGATCTTGTCGATCTCGGTCTGGTAGCCGAAGCCGGAACCGGTGACCAGCTGGCCGCGCACGTCGGTGGAGGTGAACGGGTAGACCGCGCCCTTGTACCAGGAGAGCGCGACGGCCTTCTGGCCGGCGAAGGCGGGGTTGTCCTTCTTGGCGGCGTCCAGCTTGTCCTGGATGCCCTTCACCAGTTCGGTGCCTTCGGACTCCTTGCCGAGCGCCTTGGCGATGTGGACCGCGTTGTCCTGCCAGGCGGCGCTGAAGGGCTCCTTCTCGGCCTTGGTGCGGCCGACGGTGGGGGCGATCTTGGAGAGCTTGTCGTAGGCGGCCTTGTCGACCTCGGAGTAGACCGCGATGATCAGGTCCGGCCGCAGGGCGGCGATCTTCTCGTAGTTGGGGCCCGAGTCACCGTTGTTCATGATGACCTCGGGACGGGTGTCGCCCCACTTGTCCTTCACCCACGGCCACTGGGTGTTGATGTCGGGGGTCTGGCCCACCGGGTTCGGGTACTGGTCGACCATGCCGACCGGCTTGATGCCGAACGCCAGGATGGCCTGGTCGTCCGTGTAGCCGACGGAGACGACCCGCTTGGGGGCCTTCTCGACCTTCGTGGTTCCGAACGCGTGCTCCACCGTGACCGGGAACGCGCCGGCTTCGGCGGCCGGGGCGTCGTCGCTCTTCTTCGCCTCCGTGTCGGAACCGCATCCGGCGAGGAGGCCGACGCCGAGGGTCGCGACGGAAAGTGCCGCGGCCAGCCGCCGCCACGGCTGCACCTGCGTCGTTCGATGGAGAAGCATCCGGAATCCCTTGCTTTCGCGCTGTCCACTGCGCCCCTGATTGAGGGCGAGCAAACCTTATCCCGCCCAAGTGAGGCGAGCCTAGCCTTACTTGAAACTTTCCCTCTACCGGGACGAGTGGCCGACCGGCCAATTTCCGCCGCTCAGGGGTCACTTCACAGGCGAGTCGCTCACCGGTTCGAGCCGGACGTGCGTACGTCCGATCGGGACGATGAGCGGCCGGTCGCCCACCGGGTCCTCGATCACCTTGGCCTGTAGCCCGAAGGCCTCGTGCAGCAGCTCGGCGGTGATCACCTCACGCGGGTGCCCCTGCGCCAGGATCGAACCCGCCCGCATCACGATGAGGTTGTCGCTGTAGCGCGTGGCGAGATTGAGGTCGTGCAGCACCATGACCACGGTGCACCCCGACTCGTGCAGGTCGTCGACCAGATCGAGTACGTCGATGGCGTGCGCGAGGTCCAGATAGGTGGTCGGCTCGTCCAGCAGCAGCAGGTCGGTGCCCTGGGCCAGGGTCATCGAGATCCAGACGCGCTGGCGCTGGCCGCCGGAGAGCGAGTCGACCGGACGGTCGGCCAGGTCGGCCACCCCGGTCATGGCCAGGGCGCGCTCCACGACTCCGGCGTCGTCCGAGGACCACTGCCGCAGCCAGCTCTGGTGCGGATGGCGCCCCCGGGCGACCAGGTCGCCCACCGTCAGCCCCTCGGGCGCCACGGGCGCCTGCGGCAGCAGTCCGAGCTTCTTCGCCACGTCCCGGGTCCTGAGCTTGGCGATGTCCTCGCCGTCCAGCACGACCCTCCCGCTGGCCGGTTTGAGCAGACGGGTCAGGGTGCGCAACAGCGTCGATTTTCCGCAGCCGTTGGGGCCGATGATCGTGGTGACGACCCCCGGCGGGATCGCCACGTCGAGATCGTCGATGACCGCCCGTCCGCCGTAGCCGACCGTGACGCCCTTCGCCGCCAGCCGTGCGACGTCCTTGACCTCGGACCGGGTCTCGGTGATGAACTGCGCGACCACAAGCACCCCTTGAATTTAGGCTCGCCTAACCTTATTGCTTTCGGAGGCAGTTCGCCTCAGGCCGTCACGGACCGGACCGGCGCAGGTTCGCCCGTACCAGCAGATAGACGAGGAACGGGCCGCCGATCGCGGCGGTGACCACGCCGACCGGAAGCGTGACCGGCAGCGCCGTCCGCGCGATGAGGTCCGAGCCGATCAGCAGCAGCGCCCCCAGCAGCCCGGAGGCCACCATCGGCGGCGTCGGGCACCTCGCCAGCCGCATCGCCACCTGGGGCGCCACCAGCGCGACGAACGGAACGGGGCCCGCCGCGCTCACCGCCACGGCGGCCAGCAGCACCGCGCACAGCAGGAGGACGGCCCGCACCCTGGTGTACCGGACGCCCAGCCCGGCGGCCACGTCGTCACCGAGGTGCATCGGTTTGAACTGGAACGCGGCGGCGGCCACCACCACGAGCAGGACCAGCCCGCCCCAGAACGCCACCTCGACCTCGTCCCACGACCGGCCGTCCAGCGAGCCGACCAGCCAGGCCTGGGCCCGGGCCACGTCCCTGATGTCGGCCGACACCAGCAGCCAGGTCGTGATCGCCTGCATCACGGCGCTCACCGAGATGCCGATGAGGATGAGCCGGAAGCCGTCGATCCCGCGCCGCCAGGCCAGGAAGTAGACCAGCAGCCCGGTGCCGAGGCCGCCCAGGAGCGCCGCCGCCGACAGGCCCACCGAGCCGACGACCGCGGCGGCGGCCCCGCCCGACACCGTGACCAGGAAGACCGCGACGGCGCTGGCCCCGCTGGTGATCCCGAGGATGTCGGGGCTGGCGAGCGGATTGCGGGCGACGGACTGCGTGATCGCCCCGGACACACCGAGCGCGATGCCCACGACGAGGCCGGCCAGGGCGCGCGGCATCCGCAGGTCCATCACCACGAACTCGTCGACCTGTTCGCCCTGGCCCAGCAGCGTGGCGATCACCCGCGACAGGCCGATGGGGAAGTCCCCGACGGCGATGGAGAGGCAGAACACCAGGAAGGCGGCGGCCGCCAGCACCAGCGTGACCAGGACGAGCCAGGGCCGCCAGACGAACGACACCTTCCCGATCCGCAGACCCGCCGCCAACGGCGTCTTCGAAACCGCCGCGTCGGCGTCCGTCGGATTCATCTCTGTTCTGCTCATGCGCTCTTGAACTTTCCTCGCCACACCAGGACCGCGAAGAACGGGGCGCCGATGAGGGCGACCACGACACCCGGTTCCAGCTCACCGGGCCGCACCACCAGGCGCCCCACGATGTCGCAGACCAGCAGGATGACGGCGCCGAGCAGACCCGCGTACGGCACCAGCCAGCGGTAGTCGGGGCCCGTCAGATAGCGGGCCACATGGGCGACCATGAGCCCGAGGAAGGCGATGGGACCGCACGCCGCCGTGGCAGCCCCCGCCAGCAGGGTGATGGCGACGATGCCGATGGCCCGGCTCAGCACGATGTTCACGCCCAGCCCGCGCGCCACGTCATCGCCCAGGTTCAGCAGGTTGAGGGAGGGCAGGGCGCTCAGGGCCAGCAGGAGCCCGACGCCGATGAACCAGGTCACCGGCCAGATGACGTCGAACCCCACCCCGGCCACCGATCCGGCGTTCCAGAACCGCAGCGCGTTCAGCGACTTCTGGTCGGTCAGGGCGACCGCGGTGGTCATCGCCATGAGGAAGACCGTGATCCCCTGCCCGGCCAGGGCGAGCGTCAGCGGGTTGCCCGCTCCCCTGCCGATGCTCGCCAGGCCGAAGACGACGACACCGGCGAGGGCCGCCCCCAGGAAGGCGAACCAGACGTACTGGAACGGGTCGGTGAACCCGAACACGGCGATCACCGTCACGACGGCGAACGAGGCACCGGTGTTCACGCCCAACAGCCCTGTGTCGGCTATGGGGTTACGGGTGTACCCCTGGATCAGGGCACCGCCGACGCCCAACGCGATGCCGGCCACGATCGCGAGGACCGTACGGGGCACCCGGACGGTCTGCACGATGAGCCGTATCTCGGTGAGCCGTTGGTCGGGGTCCGGCGACGCGAACAGCCCGTGCCAGACCTCGCCGGGGCTGAGCGCCCGGGCTCCCACGGCCAACGACAGGGTCGCGGCGAGCGCGAGGAGCGCCACCAGCGTGCCCAGCCCCACAACCCGCCCGCGGCGGACCTCTGTTGCACCCCGGGTCACGGGGCGCTCAACTGCAGTCGTGCTCATGTGGACGTACGTTATCCCTACTGATCACCGGGAAGTCATGGTCCGCCGGAGGGGCGCACCCGCGTCCGGGTGCGCCCTTACGGCTGCTAGGCGACGGCGCTGCCGGTGCCGTCGGTGACCGGGCGCGCCTCGTCGGAGGTGGACTTGACGCTCCGGTCCAGCAGGGAGTCCAGGATCTCGCCGACGCGTATCGCGGTGTTGGAGAGCAGGGACGTCGTGATGCCGTGCGTGTGCTCCGTACCGCCCTGGAGATAGATTCCGCAGTCCAGGGCGGGGTCGGTGGCGATCCGGTAGTCGCGTTCGACCCGGACGCGGCCCTCGTCGTCCAGCAGGCAGCGGTCGGCGACCTCGCCGAGGAGGCCGAGCGGGTCGGCGGGGCTGTAGCCGGTGGCGAAGACCACGATGTCGGCGTCCAGAGGTGTCTCCTCGCCGGTGACGAGGGATTTCACGGTGGTACGTACGCTGTCGGGCCGCTCCTCCACGGCGGTGACCCGGGAGACGTTGAGGAAGCGCAGCCGCTCGGTGCCGAGGACCTTCTCGCGGTACATCTGCCGGTACAGGTCGTCGATCAGGTCGATGTCCACCACGGAGTAGTTGGTGTTCCCGTGATAGGCCATCAGTTTGCTCTTGACGCTGTCGGGCGCGGCGAAGAACTCGTCGACCGCCCCGGGGTCGAAGATCCGGTTGGCGAAGCTGCTGTCGTCGGCGGGGCTGTAGCCGTACCGGGAGAAGACGGCGCAGACCTCGGCCTCGGGGAAGCGGCGGTGCAGGTAGGCGACGTTCTCGGCGGCGCTCTGCCCGGCGCCCACGACGACGAACCGCGAGGGCGAGGTGCCCTCCAGGCCGTCGACCTTGCGCAGCAGATCGGAGTTGTGCCAGACGCGGTCGCCGCGCCGCACGCCCTCGGGCAGGAGCGGGCGCAGCCCGGTGCCGATGACGAGGTTGCGGGCCCGGTGGACTTCGAGGCCGCCGCCCGACCGGACGGTGACGTCCAGGTACTCCACGGTGCCGTCGTGGACGAAGGGCGTCACGGAGACGACCTCGTGTCCGTAGGAGACCATGTCGTCGACCTTGGCCGCCGCCCACTCGAAGTAGTCGTGGAACTCCACGCGCAGCGGGAAGAGGTTCTTGTGGTTGATGAAGTCGATCAGCCGGTTCTTGCTCTGCAGATAGCAGAGGAAGCTGTACTCGCTGGCCGGGTTGCGGAGTGTCACCAGGTCCTTGAGGAACGACACTTGCATCGTGGCGTCGTCGATCAGCATGCCGCGGTGCCAGCCGAAGCTCTGCTGCTGCTCGAAGAAGTGAGCGGTGACCGGCTCCTGCCCGCCGACGCGTGTGTTGTGCTCTCTGAGCGCGATCGCCATGGCCACATTGGAGGGACCGAAGCCGATCCCGATGAGGTCATGGATCAGTGGTGCGTCGCCAGGATGAACCTGTGACATGTCACTCCCATCGTGCGGGAAAGCCGCCTGTCAGGCGCCGGGGAAGGTACGCGAGTTGGGCACGCCGACAGAGCGGCCCAGCCCGACTTAGGTGAGCCTAAGCTAATGCGATCGGGGATGTCGATAGGGCAAAGCGGATATCGGAGCCCTGACGGCCTGTCAATTGACGCACCGACCTGCCCTGTTGTGGGCGCCCGTGAGTCACGTGTCACATATTGTCACCACGGCGGGTGAGGCGGTGGCGCCGGGCACCCTTCGCCTAGAGTGCGGGGGTGCCTTCGTACAGCATTGGCCAGGCCGCAGAGCTGCTGGCCGTGAGCCCGGAAACCGTTCGCCGCTGGGCGGACGGCGGTCACCTCGCGATGGACCGCGACAGCTCGGGGAACCGGCTGATCGACGGCGTCAGCCTGGCGGGCTTCGCCACGGAGCGCGCCGCGGGCCTCCACCCGGTGCCCGGCGGCGGGGCTCTGACGTCGGTGCGGAACTCCTTCGCCGGGATCGTCACCGCCGTCACGATGGACGACATCGTGGCCCAGGTGGAGATCCAGTCGGGCCCGCACCGGCTGGTGTCGCTGATCAGCCGCGAGTCCGTGGAGGAACTCGGTCTCGAAGTGGGCGTTCTGGCGACGGCACGGGTGAAGTCGACCAACGTGCACATCGACCGCCTCGGAAGCCGGCCCCGAGAGCGCTGACGTCGGCCGCCCCTTCCACCGGCGGATGGTAGGACGAAACCCGGGACGGGTTCACAGAAACCAGGCCGAAGAACCGTACGGCCTCGCATCCACGGTTCACCGGCCCGGTCGCCGGGCATACCTCTCTGGCAGCCGCCCCGCGGGCCGTCCGAATGGGGGACCACCATGAGCCGACTCGGTGCGCCACGCCGTGCCCCTGCCGCACAGCTCGCGTCGCTGGCCCTGCTCGGCGATGTCGGCCGCCCCACCACCCTGACGGTGCGTGACCTGCGCGACGGATGGAAGCAGCACCGGGCGGAGGTCGTCTTCGACTGTGCCACCAGCGGGCCGCAGCGGCACGTCTTCGAGGGCCCCTTGCTGCGCGAGGTCGCCCTCGCCTCGCAGCCGCTCTTCGACACCCTCCGGCGCAAGGACCGGTCCCGGTTCGCCCTGGCGGTGTCCGGCGGCGACGGCCACCACACCGTGCTGGCCTGGGCGGAGATCGACGCCGATTTCGGCAACGCCCCCGTCCTCCTGGCCACCCGGCTGGACG is a genomic window of Streptomyces sp. SID8374 containing:
- a CDS encoding molybdopterin-dependent oxidoreductase, with the translated sequence MSRLGAPRRAPAAQLASLALLGDVGRPTTLTVRDLRDGWKQHRAEVVFDCATSGPQRHVFEGPLLREVALASQPLFDTLRRKDRSRFALAVSGGDGHHTVLAWAEIDADFGNAPVLLATRLDGEDLDAAGSQLVVPVDRCGARYISAINRVWVGAWAGAR